A portion of the Ascochyta rabiei chromosome 13, complete sequence genome contains these proteins:
- a CDS encoding Indoleamine 2,3-dioxygenase, producing the protein MLPPLPRLGDFDVSPQNGFLPSDIPLDVLPDPYYQPWETVVRNFQGLILTKRLRRTVDALPVLSTDLLLTQAEWQRAYSILGFFAHAYVWGGDRPADVVPPSISIPFLETCRHLEMPAVATYAGVCLWNWRPLFSNEPADTLDNLMTQMTFTGSLDESWFYLVSVAIEARAGPIIPMMIEAMAAARRNNSATVTECLRTFAERLDEIGVLLERMYETCDPHVFFHRIRPFLAGSKNMADAGLPNGVRFDDGTGQQPYVQFGGGSNAQSSVIQFFDIVLGVEHRPTGKKSTDQPESAGGAVGAPGNNFITEMRNYMPGPHRRFLEAVERVANIREFVESKRSDRALTTAFDACLAMLRTLRDKHIQLVSRYIIIKSRENKSAAPKQAMNQPQPVNLANTVQRSGSKALRGTGGTALIPFLKQARDETGEPAIDAWARRLLGNGPGDTGVARLGKVTEGFDGAVEVVGLAGTWSVDDSEGGICHW; encoded by the exons ATGCTACCGCCACTGCCCCGGCTAGGCGACTTCGATGTCTCTCCGCAGAACGGCTTCTTGCCTTCGGACATCCCTCTCGACGTCCTGCCTGATCCGTACTACCAGCCTTGGGAGACTGTTGTGCGCAACTTCCAAGGCTTGATCCTTACTAAGCGGTTACGGCGAACGGTCGATGCTCTTCCCGTGCTGTCTACTGATCTCCTCCTCACACAAGCCGAGTGGCAACGAGCCTACTCTATCCTTGGCTTCTTTGCTCATGCATATGTATGGGGAGGCGACAGACCGGCCGATGTCGTACCACCGTCCATCTCGATCCCCTTCTTGGAGACATGCCGACACCTCGAAATGCCAGCCGTAGCCACGTACGCCGGCGTTTGCCTATGGAACTGGCGACCGCTCTTCAGCAACGAGCCAGCAGATACTCTGGACAACCTGATGACACAGATGACTTTCACCGGCTCGCTGGACGAATCGTGGTTCTACCTTGTGTCCGTCGCAATCGAAGCACGTGCAGGACCTATCATCCCGATGATGATCGAAGCCATGGCAGCAGCGAGGCGAAACAACAGTGCCACAGTAACAGAGTGTCTGCGCACATTCGCTGAGCGACTGGACGAAATCGGCGTTTTGCTGGAGCGCATGTACGAGACGTGCGACCCGCATGTCTTCTTCCACCGAATCCGGCCGTTCCTCGCTGGCAGCAAGAACATGGCGGATGCTGGCTTGCCGAATGGAGTCAGATTTGATGACGGAACAGGCCAGCAGCCTTATGTTCAGTTTGGCGGCGGCAGTAACGCACAGAGCTCTGTCATTCAATTCTTTGACATCGTCCTCGGCGTCGAGCACCGTCCAACTGGCAAGAAGTCGACAGACCAGCCAGAGTCTGCTGGCGGTGCTGTTGGAGCGCCCGGCAACAACTTCATCACGGAGATGCGCAACTATATGCCTGGCCCCCATCGCAGGTTCCTCGAGGCTGTCGAGCGTGTGGCAAACATCCGAGAGTTTGTCGAGTCAAAGCGTAGCGATCGCGCTCTCACCACGGCGTTCGACGCATGCTTGGCTATGCTGCGAACTCTTCGCGATAAGCACATCCAGCTCGTCTCGCGTTACATCATCATCAAATCCCGCGAGAACAAGAGCGCTGCGCCAAAGCAGGCCATGAACCAGCCTCAGCCCGTCAATCTTGCGAATACTGTACAGCGGAGTGGCAGCAAGGCGCTCCGAGGCACTGGTGGTACTGCCCTCATCCCTTTCTTGAAGCAGGCTCGCGACGAGACTGGTGAGCCTGCCATCGATGCTTGGGCACGTCGGCTGCTTGGCAACGGTCCAGGAGATACAGGCGTTGCAAGGCTCGGCAAAGTCACGGAGGGTTTCGACGGTGCTGTTGAAGTCGTCGGCCTCGCAGGGACTTGGAGTGTCGACGACAGCGAAGGTGGT ATCTGTCACTGGTAA
- a CDS encoding Dual-specificity kinase, whose translation MTAPPGRAMDAHHAASEDSSGSTGTTTTTTTTTAAAASCPRWPPLAPVLTVPDERVRKFQKTSSASRTASSTASASIASSAVAATRPGPADSRPPGSQRRTAKVPLGPRGPPQDFSKHRVASGAPPENRSLLPTTRPATTTTHSNANTTTHSNTNTNSNSNSNTSTNSNTNTNTNTNTNSNSPKPSSGGAYDFLPAVNFDDFANSMAYEPDLSDFPVPGGFRSTAPSAHAAHAAPAMQPFTAGQGDTRSSFMRRFSQSATRRPAANNPPKPPTSTNPVFTDNTAMPPAATNMAIRTRRQSHFPAPAPPNPAARAPRKSVGPGMLPMGTFEARNDMPRLASGSLDQNGLGRSPSKTKAHRRETLAAHHNPPNAAQRLPSATRTAKAKSLQPPSRQTSGHHPSAQALTPDPGATSGSHARSPGRSPAQVPREHTPSSSASKRQSTVPHHFGLGARTISPTDARRLKRLSMNPNMPMPVPGPGGPVGPPTPQGDFTFDEQAFSQSPAISIRKSETPSSARATPEQNRKSYASGISLSSTSSINSLKVGGSSIPLRTNPTLQSSRLPTAKPRNVHSSAGGETEDVPPVPAIPKAYESPKDPERQTFSFATSGAKPSTPSATNPPPTNSTHGGRVNERTINDLSHLNSSTGSIRHRRGLTVGASAEVERTPTLQHSSKKDLQPIRLPPLNLLPLDTPVSNRISSFTAPSHEGDQRNVTPPPKRATNKTPSTPMTASKTSFFSGSSYHKGYDFGKHIRSTSSAINLRSGTDAKDSSHGGLSAMPIPTLNPGRQATTPFSSNSLPKGSGEFTHLQSRPSGEFQSNEKDVELQNMRTADPRPLKKSNTTDSAKTSTSTEPETPSSSTSLRRKLSLGGWRRTGSKVASHSSQNQQTRKGPQQADPSAPQPPKHGDMPPPRLPASATWSGPTNTSPTPDTNANRMRPSLEFNRRKPSTATVTSENDSDAAAARKDTKTATARTASGYNASPTGQPTTKPSPSILPSMQRMLGTKSSSNVLRSRNLDPNLDRDDLMADEEMKKLASKRKDFEHAARDVDALRKRAVPQERVTAAQALQMVNLNIFERGEIIDYKEIYFCGTKNAKKHVGDLNAQTANFGYDDDRGDYNIVFGDHLAYRYEVVDLLGKGSFGQVVRCVDHKTGGLVAIKIIRNKKRFHQQALIEVNILQKLREWDPDNKHSMINFTQSFYFRGHLCISTELLGMNLYEFIKAHEFKGFSPRLIRRFCKQMLGSLVLLKSQRVIHCDLKPENILLAHPLHSEIKVIDFGSSCFENEKVYTYIQSRFYRSPEVILGMSYGLPIDMWSLGCILAELLTGYPIFPGENEQEQLACIMEIFGPPEKHLIEKSSRKKLFFDSLGKPRVTVSTKGRRRRPSSKTLQQALKCDDEAFLDFIARCLRWDPERRMRPDEAMQHEFITGARRNAGRRPINTAAGTASPVKRAPVAQTPQARVRPLPEPPATSIKNGTAGNSNQRVPSSSPVKSSAPRRHSTVSGAPGPGGVGIKRATNGAPASAASSLPRVAQRSISGKPDLASAAAMASLQKTR comes from the exons ATGACTGCGCCGCCTGGGCGAGCCATGGACGCCCACCACGCCGCGTCCGAGGACTCCAGCGGCTCCACAggtaccaccaccaccaccaccaccaccaccgccgccgccgcgagCTGTCCCCGCTGGCCCCCGCTGGCCCCCGTACTGACCGTGCCAGACGAGCGGGTGCGCAAGTTCCAGAAGACGTCGAGCGCCTCGAGAACGGCGTCGAGCACCGCCAGCGCGTCGATTGCCTCGAGTGCCGTCGCTGCCACACGCCCCGGCCCCGCAGACAGCAGGCCACCGGGCTCGCAGAGAAGGACGGCCAAGGTGCCGCTGGGCCCCCGTGGGCCGCCCCAGGACTTCTCCAAGCACCG GGTTGCCAGCGGAGCGCCCCCCGAGAACCGTTCGCTCCTGCCCACCACCCGGCCTGCCACGACGACCACGCACTCCAACGCGAACACGACCACGCACTCCAACACGAACACCAACTCCAACTCCAACTCCAACACGAGCACCAActccaacaccaacaccaacaccaacaccaacaccaactcCAACTCGCCCAAGCCTTCCTCCGGCGGCGCCTACGACTTCCTCCCCGCCGTCAACTTCGACGACTTCGCCAACAGCATGGCCTACGAGCCCGACCTGAGCGACTTCCCCGTCCCCGGCGGCTTCAGGAGCACCGCGCCCTCCGCCCACGCCGCCCACGCCGCCCCCGCCATGCAGCCCTTCACCGCCGGCCAGGGCGACACCCGCAGCTCGTTCATGCGCCGCTTCAGCCAGTCAGCCACCCGCAGGCCAGCCGCAAACAACCCCCCCAAGCCGCCCACCTCGACCAACCCCGTCTTCACCGACAACACAGCCATGCCGCCTGCAGCAACCAACATGGCCATTCGAACTCGCCGCCAGAGTCACTTCCCAGCGCCAGCACCCCCCAACCCCGCCGCACGTGCACCGCGCAAGAGCGTCGGCCCAGGGATGCTGCCCATGGGCACCTTCGAGGCGCGCAACGACATGCCGCGCCTGGCCAGTGGCAGCCTCGACCAGAACGGGCTGGGCCGCTCGCCGTCAAAGACCAAGGCTCACCGCCGAGAGACGCTGGCCGCCCACCACAACCCGCCCAACGCCGCACAGCGACTGCCAAGTGCTACACGGACCGCAAAGGCAAAGTCGCTGCAGCCGCCCTCGAGGCAGACGTCCGGCCACCATCCATCTGCACAGGCGCTCACCCCCGACCCCGGAGCCACGTCCGGCTCCCACGCTCGTTCGCCAGGCAGGTCGCCGGCTCAGGTCCCGCGTGAACACACGCCCTCTTCCTCGGCCAGCAAGCGGCAGTCCACCGTCCCGCATCACTTCGGCCTGGGCGCGAGGACCATCAGCCCGACAGATGCGCGGAGGTTGAAGCGCCTATCGATGAACCCCAACATGCCAATGCCAGTGCCGGGGCCTGGTGGACCCGTCGGCCCGCCCACACCACAGGGCGACTTCACCTTCGACGAGCAGGCCTTCAGCCAGTCTCCGGCCATCTCGATCAGGAAGAGCGAGACGCCGTCTTCGGCGCGTGCCACGCCAGAGCAGAACCGCAAATCGTACGCTTCAGGCATCTCCTTGTCCTCCACTTCCAGCATCAACTCCTTGAAGGTGGGCGGCTCTTCCATACCGCTCCGTACTAACCCTACTTTGCAAAGCTCTAGGCTACCCACTGCGAAGCCACGCAACGTCCACAGCTCAGCGGGGGGAGAAACAGAAGACGTTCCGCCCGTGCCAGCCATCCCAAAGGCGTACGAGTCGCCGAAAGACCCCGAACGCCAAACCTTTTCTTTCGCGACGTCAGGAGCGAAGCCGAGCACTCCATCAGCAACGAACCCGCCACCGACAAACTCCACGCACGGAGGCCGGGTCAACGAACGTACCATCAATGATCTGTCACATCTAAACTCAAGCACAGGGTCTATTCGGCACAGACGCGGCCTTACCGTAGGAGCCAGCGCAGAGGTGGAGAGAACCCCGACACTGCAGCATTCCAGCAAAAAGGACCTCCAGCCTATCAGGCTACCACCTTTGAATTTGCTCCCCCTCGACACGCCCGTCAGCAACCGCATCTCCTCCTTCACAGCTCCTTCTCACGAGGGCGACCAACGCAATGTGACGCCACCTCCAAAACGGGCCACCAACAAGACACCCAGCACACCCATGACAGCGTCCAAGACGAGCTTCTTCTCGGGCAGCAGCTACCACAAGGGATATGACTTTGGCAAGCACATTCGCAGCACCAGCTCCGCGATAAACCTTCGCAGTGGCACAGACGCCAAGGACAGTTCGCATGGTGGGCTTTCTGCAATGCCAATCCCCACTCTGAATCCTGGACGACAGGCTACTACGCCTTTCTCATCCAACTCGTTGCCAAAGGGCAGCGGCGAGTTCACCCACTTGCAGTCGCGTCCGAGCGGCGAGTTCCAGTCCAACGAGAAAGACGTGGAGTTGCAAAACATGAGAACGGCTGATCCACGACCACTGAAGAAGAGCAACACGACAGACTCTGCCAAAACATCTACATCCACCGAGCCGGAGACGCCTTCCTCGAGCACGTCACTCAGGCGGAAGCTGAGCTTGGGTGGCTGGCGACGAACCGGATCCAAAGTCGCATCTCACTCCTCGCAGAATCAGCAAACTCGCAAGGGCCCTCAACAAGCGGATCCATCTGCTCCGCAGCCGCCAAAACATGGTGACATGCCACCTCCCCGTCTGCCGGCCTCAGCTACGTGGAGTGGTCCCACCAACACCAGCCCCACCCCTGACACGAACGCAAACCGTATGCGGCCGTCACTCGAGTTCAACCGGCGGAAGCCCTCTACTGCTACTGTCACGAGCGAGAATGACTCCGATGCGGCAGCTGCGCGCAAGGATACGAAGACAGCTACTGCACGAACAGCATCGGGGTACAACGCCTCACCCACTGGGCAACCCACCACGAAGCCAAGTCCATCTATATTGCCGTCCATGCAGCGAATGCTTGGCACAAAGTCTTCCTCCAACGTACTCAGGTCTCGCAATTTGGACCCAAATCTCGATCGAGACGACCTCATGGCAGACGAGGAGATGAAGAAGCTTGCCTCGAAACGCAAAGACTTTGAGCACGCGGCGCGCGACGTGGACGCACTTCGCAAGCGTGCGGTGCCTCAGGAGCGCGTCACTGCAGCGCAAGCTCTGCAGATGGTGAACCTGAACATATTCGAACGAGGCGAAATCATCGACTACAAGGAAATCTACTTCTGTGGCACCAAGAACGCCAAGAAGCACGTTGGCGACCTCAATGCGCAGACCGCTAACTTCGGCTATGACGACGACCGGGGCGACTACAACATAGTCTTCGGAGACCATCTCGCCTACCGGTACGAGGTGGTCGACCTTCTCGGCAAGGGCAGCTTCGGGCAGGTCGTGCGCTGCGTCGACCACAAGACAGGAGGGCTCGTTGCCATCAAGATTATTCGCAACAAAAAGCGATTCCACCAGCAGGCTCTCATCGAGGTGAACATCCTGCAGAAGCTGCGCGAATGG GATCCTGATAACAAGCACAGCATGATCAATTTCACGCAAAGCTTCTACTTCCGCGGGCATCTCTGCATATCGACCGAACTCCTTGGCATGAACTTGTACGAGTTCATCAAAGCTCACGAGTTCAAGGGCTTCTCGCCGCGCCTTATCCGCCGCTTTTGTAAGCAGATGCTTGGCTCGCTGGTCCTCTTGAAGAGCCAGCGGGTCATTCACTGTGATCTGAAACCCGAGAACATCCTACTCGCGCATCCACTGCACTCGGAGATCAAGGTCATCGATTTCGGGTCGAGTTGTTTCGAGAACGAGAAGGTGTACACGTACATTCAATCGCGTTTCTACCGGTCACCAGAGGTCATCTTGGGCATGAGCTACGGCTTGCCGATTGACATGTGGAGCTTGGGCTGCATCCTCGCCGAGCTCCTGACTGGCTACCCCATCTTCCCGGGTGAGAACGAGCAGGAACAGCTCGCTTGCATCATGGAGATCTTTGGCCCGCCGGAGAAGCACCTCATCGAGAAGAGCAGCAGGAAGAAGCTTTTCTTCGACTCGCTGGGAAAGCCAAGAGTTACTGTCTCCACAAAGggacgccgccgccgaccgAGCTCAAAGACGTTGCAGCAAGCTCTCAAGTGCGATGATGAAGCCTTTCTGGACTTTATTGCGCGGTGCCTCCGCTGGGATCCCGAACGTCGTATGCGACCAGATGAGGCCATGCAGCACGAGTTCATCACGGGGGCTCGCAGAAACGCTGGGCGACGACCTATCAACACCGCTGCGGGGACTGCATCTCCCGTCAAACGAGCACCGGTCGCTCAGACCCCGCAAGCTCGTGTTCGACCGCTGCCGGAGCCTCCTGCGACTAGCATCAAGAACGGCACTGCAGGCAACAGCAATCAGCGCGTACCAAGTAGCTCCCCTGTCAAGTCCAGTGCGCCCCGACGGCACTCGACCGTCAGTGGCGCACCCGGCCCCGGAGGAGTGGGCATCAAGCGAGCCACAAATGGGGCCCCGGCCAGCGCTGCCAGCAGTCTTCCACGGGTTGCTCAGCGCAGTATATCTGGCAAGCCTGATCTTGCCTCAGCGGCGGCCATGGCCAGTCTC CAGAAAACGCGCTAG
- a CDS encoding Peroxisome size and maintenance regulator: MSNHNASSLANSDTPIPVVHIHPADTPASRTPNPEHGSHRLSATKLKDKLESLGDSMSRESTSRMGDRMVNLLLAQVLPSEDPSAASPPESASDAATPQVKDRRSRTYVERPNFSLPTMSSNFRRFNSRIGVAFVFQNRLIHLFTWRQPTQTLSFLFMYTFICIDPYLLPVLPLAGCLFFIMVPAYLTRHPPPPTSFPTDLYPLGGPALADAPTIKPAPEFSKDFFRNMRDLQNCMEDFSRGHDAVLSFLTPLTNFSNENLSSLLYIALLLVSCALFLVSHLLPWRFIFLVLGYGALAMGHPAVQDVLSTPANEARLASAENDGRSFLLSASKTDIELQTHQRPREVEIFELQHRALHDATGEYEPVLFSTSPYSPLSPARISGDRPRGCAFFEDVLPPRGWRWSDKKWTLDLLSREWVEDRCVTGVEVETEGERWVTDLHYEVLDSDDTAKSNPYDKTRRASVRDKSTKDISEQERDVLRRTWESGRPSRKGEWRRRRWVRNVERVGTS; the protein is encoded by the exons ATGAGCAACCACAACGCCAGCTCTCTCGCCAACAGCGACACCCCCATACCCGTGGTTCACATCCACCCCGCAGACACCCCAGCATCACGCACCCCGAACCCGGAACATGGCTCGCATCGGCTCTCTGCCACCAAGCTCAAGGACAAGCTCGAATCGCTGGGTGACAGCATGAGTCGTGAATCAACAAGCAGAATGGGCGACCGCATGGTCAACCT CCTCCTCGCCCAGGTCCTGCCCAGCGAGGATCCATCTGCCGCCTCGCCGCCAGAGAGCGCTTCTGACGCTGCAACCCCTCAGGTCAAGGACCGCCGCTCACGCACCTACGTCGAGCGCCCCAACTTCAGCCTCCCCACCATGTCGTCCAACTTCCGGCGATTCAACTCGCGCATAGGCGTGGCGTTTGTCTTCCAGAACCGTCTCATCCACCTCTTCACCTGGAGACAGCCAACCCAGACCCTGTCTTTCCTCTTCATGTACACCTTCATATGCATCGACCCCTACCTCCTCCCTGTCCTTCCTCTCGCCGGCTGTCTGTTCTTCATCATGGTCCCCGCCTACCTCACACGCCACCCTCCCCCTCCGACATCATTCCCCACCGACCTCTACCCGCTGGGTGGCCCGGCGCTCGCAGACGCGCCCACGATCAAGCCCGCACCGGAATTCAGCAAGGACTTCTTCCGCAACATGCGCGACCTGCAGAACTGCATGGAGGACTTCTCGCGCGGCCACGACGCCGTTCTGTCTTTTCTGACGCCTCTCACCAACTTCTCAAACGAGAACCTCAGCTCGCTGCTCTACATCGCCCTGCTCCTCGTGTCGTGTGCACTCTTCCTCGTCTCGCACCTGCTGCCCTGGCGCTTCATCTTCTTGGTGCTCGGCTACGGCGCTCTCGCCATGGGCCACCCGGCCGTGCAAGACGTCCTCTCGACGCCCGCCAACGAAGCACGGCTCGCCTCGGCCGAAAACGACGGGCGCTCCTTCCTGCTCAGCGCCAGCAAAACCGACATCGAACTGCAAACGCACCAGCGCCCGCGCGAAGTCGAAATCTTCGAGCTCCAGCACCGCGCCCTGCACGACGCAACAGGCGAGTACGAACCCGTCCTCTTCAGCACTTCGCCCTACTCTCCGCTGTCACCCGCGCGCATCTCCGGCGACCGGCCCCGCGGCTGCGCCTTCTTCGAGGACGTCCTCCCCCCGCGCGGCTGGCGCTGGAGCGACAAGAAATGGACGCTCGACCTGCTGAGCCGCGAGTGGGTCGAGGACCGGTGCGTGACGGGTGTGGAAGTCGAAACCGAGGGCGAGCGCTGGGTCACGGATCTCCACTACGAAGTCCTTGACAGCGACGACACGGCGAAATCGAATCCCTACGACAAGACGAGGAGAGCCAGCGTGCGGGACAAGAGCACTAAAGACATCAGCGAGCAGGAACGTGACGTCCTCCGCCGCACCTGGGAGAGCGGCCGTCCGAGCCGCAAGGGCGAATGGAGGAGACGCCGGTGGGTGCGGAACGTGGAGCGCGTGGGTACATCGTAG
- a CDS encoding 1,3-beta-glucanosyltransferase codes for MKTVAIAVVAGALATSVAGSATPVQKRADVTSITVKGNAFWQGNKRFYIRGVDYQPGGASDAKDPIADEAGCKRDIAKFKELGINTVRVYTVDNTAEHDTCMNALADAGIYLALDVNTPKYSINRASPQVSYNKEYLQSVFATVDKFAAYPNTLLFFSGNEVINDDATTNCAPFVKAVTRDIKSYMNARKLRKVPVGYSAADVESNRYLMADYMNCGEDAVRSDFYAFNDYSWCDPNTFTGAGWDQKVQKLGNYSIPIFLSEFGCNTNKRQFNEVKSIYSTDMSSVYSGGLVYEYSQEDSNYGLVKIDGSSVTELADFTTLKNAYANATDPSGDGGYKSSGSASTCPSSSTSWNVTISADQLPAFPSGASDYLKNGAGTGPGLAGAGSQSSGSQETALAGAGDGAVTSGGTPGSTATSSPSKGAASALRPGEFSFAPLAMGAIVLVSSLFGGLLVL; via the exons ATGAAGACCGTTGCCATTGCCGTCGTGGCTGGCGCCCTCGCCACATCTGTTGCCGGCTCTGCCACTCCCGTCCAGAAGCGTGCCGATGTCACATCCATCACTGTCAAGGGAAATG CTTTCTGGCAGGGCAACAAGCGTTTCTACATCCGCGGTGTCGACTACCAGCCTG GTGGCGCATCGGATGCAAAGGACCCCATCGCCGACGAGGCCGGCTGCAAGCGCGACATCGCCAAGTTCAAGGAGCTCGGCATCAACACCGTCCGCGTGTACACGGTCGACAACACCGCCGAGCACGACACATGCATGAACGCCCTCGCCGATGCCGGCATCTACCTCGCCCTCGACGTCAACACCCCCAAGTACTCGATCAACCGCGCCTCTCCCCAGGTCTCGTACAACAAGGAGTACCTCCAGAGCGTCTTCGCCACTGTCGACAAGTTCGCCGCCTACCCCAACaccctcctcttcttctccgGCAACGAGGTCATCAACGACGATGCCACCACCAACTGCGCCCCCTTCGTCAAGGCCGTCACCCGTGACATCAAGTCGTACATGAACGCCCGCAAGCTGCGCAAGGTCCCCGTCGGCTATAGCGCTGCAGACGTCGAGTCCAACCGCTACTTGATGGCCGACTACATGAACTGCGGTGAGGACGCCGTCCGCTCCGACTTCTACGCCTTCAACGACTACTCCTGGTGCGACCCCAACACGTTCACCGGCGCTGGCTGGGACCAGAAGGTCCAGAAGCTCGGCAACTACAGCATCCCCATCTT CCTGTCCGAGTTTGGCTGCAACACCAACAAGCGCCAGTTTAACGAGGTCAAGTCCATCTACAGCACCGACATGTCGTCTGTCTACTCCGGAGGTCTCGTCTACGAGTACTCGCAGGAAGACTCCAACTACGGTCTGGTTAAGATTGACGGCTCCAGCGTCACAGAGCTCGCCGACTTCACCACCCTCAAGAACGCCTACGCCAACGCTACCGACCCCTCCGGCGACGGTGGCTACAAGTCCAGCGGCTCTGCTTCCACCTGCCCCTCCTCGTCCACGTCGTGGAACGTCACCATCAGCGCGGACCAGCTTCCTGCCTTCCCCAGCGGTGCCAGCGACTACCTCAAGAACGGTGCCGGTACCGGCCCTGGTCTCGCGGGCGCTGGCTCCCAGTCCTCTGGCTCGCAGGAGACTGCCTTGGCTGGTGCTGGCGATGGCGCTGTCACCTCTGGTGGCACTCCCGGTAGCACCGCTACTTCTTCTCCCAGCAAGGGTGCCGCTTCGGCTCTCCGCCCTGGCGAGTTCTCCTTCGCTCCCCTTGCCATGGGCGCCATTGTCCTCGTCTCGTCCCTCTTCGGTGGTCTCCTCGTCTTGTAA